The following is a genomic window from Flavobacterium crassostreae.
CTGGATATTTAGCCCTAGTAATTGTTGCGATACTGAACTCTATTATCAGTGTAGGATATTACTTTAAATTAATCCTAGCCATGTACACCAAAGAACCTAATGAAGCCCGAACTGCAACTCCTGTTGTTATTTATGCTGTGGCAATAGTTGCTATTGTATTGAATATTGCATTAGGATTGTTTCCGTCATTAGTTATGGATTTATTACCTTAAAATTCTTTTTGTTTGTATACCAAAACCCATCAAATACCTTTTTTGATGGGTTTTTTGTTTACAGATAGCTGAGGATCTCTAAGGGTTGTTTTGCCAATAAATCCTTAAAACCTATTTTAACTACTTTTTTTTGAATACATTTGTATATACAAATTTTTAAATTAATTCCTTAAAAAATGGCTACAAAACTAAAAATACAAATTTGGTCCGATGTAATGTGTCCATATTGTTATATCGGAAAAAGAAGAATCGAAGCTGCGCTTGCGCAATTTGAGCATAGGGATAATGTAGAAATAGAATGGAAGAGTTTTCAATTGGACGCCAATTTTATAGCCTCTGCTGAAGACAGTATTGTGGAGCATTTGGCCGAAAAATATCGTAAAGATGTGCACTGGGCGCAAGAAATGATGCAGAGCATGACTCAAAATGCAAAGAGTGCAGGTCTAGACTTTAGACTGGAAAAGGCTATTATGGCAAACTCCTTTAATGCCCACCGCCTATTGCATCTAGCCAAAAAATACCAGCTATCCAATACAATGGAAGAAATCCTGTTTAAAGCCTATTTGACGGATGGCAAAAATGTAAATGATTTGGTAACTCTTAAAGAGTTAGCGCTACAAGTGGGTTTGCCAGAACAGGAGGTGGATGCGGTTTTAGAAACGGATGCTTACGCGAAAGAGGTGCATGCGGATCTTGAAATGGCGCAAAACATAGGGGTAAAAGGGGTTCCATTTTTTGTGTTTGACTCTAAATATGCGGTCTCTGGTGCACAAGAAGTAGATACTTTTGTGAAAACGCTAGAAAAAGTTTGGGAAGATGGCCATTACAATATTCCACTAGAGGACTTAAGTGCTCAGGATGGTGCTTCTTGTGGTACGCAAGGCTGTAATTAAACCACTATACTCCTAGCCCCGATAGTAGCGGCATCCTTTTTATCCTGATTTTTTTCAGGATAAAAAGATATAGCGGATAGCGGGATGAAGCTCCTTAGAAAGACTATTTGTTAACAAATAAAATAATTTCAGGCTTTGTAACTAGGGCTTTGTTGGTAATTGGTTAATTTTGCAATATGTATGCTTTAGTAGATTGTAATAATTTTTATGCCTCTTGTGAACGTGTATTTCAACCAGAATACAACGGCAGGCCTATTGCCGTATTGTCTAACAATGATGGCTGCGTGATTTCGAGGAGTTATGAGGCTAAGGCGGTTGGCGTTCCGATGGGGGCGCCTGCTTTTAGAATAAAAGAGTTGGTTAAGGAGCAGGATGTTACACTATTTTCGTCCAATTATGCACTCTATGGGGATTTGAGTAATCGGGTTATGGGGATATTGGCTCAATTTACGCCGCACGTAGAGATTTATAGTATTGATGAGGCTTTTTTGGATTTGGAAGGCATATCGGTTACTAATTATTCTCAATATGGTGCTTTGATCAAAGAAAGGATTCAAAAATGGGTCGGAATTCCGGTGTGTATTGGCTTTGCAGAAACGAAAGTTTTGGCTAAACTGGCCAATAAAATAGCCAAAAAATTTCCGGAAAGAACTGCTGGTGTTTATGTTATAGATACCGACCAAAAAAGATACAAGGCGCTAAAATGGGCTGCTATTGAAGAGGTCTGGGGCATTGGGCATCGCACGGCGCAAAAGGCTCGGCTGCGCAAAATAAACACGGCTCTTGATTTTATACAGCCCCAACATGAGTCTTGGATTAAAAAAGAACTTGGGGTGGTAGGAATGCGCCTTAAATATGAGCTGGAAGGAAAGTCTGTTTTGGATTTAGAACCAGAGATGGAGCAAAAAAAGAGCATTTCTATTAGTCGAAG
Proteins encoded in this region:
- a CDS encoding DsbA family oxidoreductase is translated as MATKLKIQIWSDVMCPYCYIGKRRIEAALAQFEHRDNVEIEWKSFQLDANFIASAEDSIVEHLAEKYRKDVHWAQEMMQSMTQNAKSAGLDFRLEKAIMANSFNAHRLLHLAKKYQLSNTMEEILFKAYLTDGKNVNDLVTLKELALQVGLPEQEVDAVLETDAYAKEVHADLEMAQNIGVKGVPFFVFDSKYAVSGAQEVDTFVKTLEKVWEDGHYNIPLEDLSAQDGASCGTQGCN
- a CDS encoding Y-family DNA polymerase — encoded protein: MYALVDCNNFYASCERVFQPEYNGRPIAVLSNNDGCVISRSYEAKAVGVPMGAPAFRIKELVKEQDVTLFSSNYALYGDLSNRVMGILAQFTPHVEIYSIDEAFLDLEGISVTNYSQYGALIKERIQKWVGIPVCIGFAETKVLAKLANKIAKKFPERTAGVYVIDTDQKRYKALKWAAIEEVWGIGHRTAQKARLRKINTALDFIQPQHESWIKKELGVVGMRLKYELEGKSVLDLEPEMEQKKSISISRSFPIQIADYDLLRERVATFAAVCAEKLRKQNSCCHTIMVFLVVDKHRIITSKYYFNSALTLPYATNSTLTIADAAVTILKRLHQGNAHLKFKKAGVVLTELVDEDAKQWQLFEEENPKHQALMKAMDAINTKIGTTKVKLASQDLGLTWNMNQNHLSSKYTTNFKEILQINCL